In a genomic window of Erigeron canadensis isolate Cc75 chromosome 5, C_canadensis_v1, whole genome shotgun sequence:
- the LOC122599678 gene encoding probable serine/threonine-protein kinase PBL15, giving the protein MKESSKSRSWQPFIANCCSVEDHTVFDNFSRCRTSRSDFSKNITPSPSFRHISFSDLSQSSSIRINEDITHTFGPDLFDFKLSELRAITQNFSSNFLLGEGGFGTVHKGYVDDNMRSGLKSQAVAVKLLDIEGLQGHREWLAEVIFLGQLRHPNLVKLIGYCCEEEERLLVYEFMPRGSLENHLFKRISVCLPWGNRLKIAIGAAKGLAFLHGADKPVIYRDFKTSNILLDSDFNAKLSDFGLATMGPEGSNTHVTTRVMGTYGYAAPEYVNTGHLTTKSDIYSFGVVLLELLTGKRAMDKTRPKSEQYLVDWVKPYLTSSRRLRCIIDTRLAGQYSVRGTKEMALLALYCVSLNPKDRPKMTEIIETLEGLQNLKDMAISCGQWPVGSQKNARNAVFNPKGRNEMNGGRIYWKQTPVNTIRSKA; this is encoded by the exons ATGAAAGAGTCGTCGAAATCAAGATCATGGCAACCCTTTATCGCAAACTGTTGTTCTGTTGAAGATCATACGGTCTTCGACAACTTCAGTAGGTGTAGGACTTCAAGGTCTGATTTTTCGAAAAATATAACACCCTCGCCGTCTTTTAGGCATATATCGTTCTCTGACCTTAGCCAATCTTCATCTATACGTATAAACGAAGACATAACTCACACTTTTGGTCCTGATTTGTTTGACTTCAAACTTAGTGAGTTGCGAGCTATAACTCAGAATTTCTCAAGCAATTTCTTGCTAGGGGAAGGTGGGTTTGGCACGGTTCATAAAGGTTACGTTGATGATAACATGAGGTCTGGATTGAAGTCTCAAGCCGTTGCAGTTAAGCTTCTCGACATTGAAGGGTTGCAAGGACATCGTGAATGGCTT GCAGAAGTGATATTCCTTGGGCAACTTAGGCACCCAAACTTGGTAAAATTGATCGGATATTGttgtgaagaagaagaaagactCCTTGTATACGAGTTCATGCCTCGTGGAAGCTTGGAAAATCATTTGTTCAAGA GGATATCGGTTTGCTTACCATGGGGGAACAGATTAAAGATTGCGATCGGTGCAGCCAAAGGGCTTGCATTCTTGCATGGTGCTGACAAGCCTGTCATATATCGTGATTTCAAGACATCCAACATCTTACTTGATTCT GATTTTAATGCAAAGTTATCAGATTTTGGGCTGGCAACAATGGGCCCTGAAGGATCAAACACTCATGTTACTACTAGAGTCATGGGTACTTATGGTTATGCAGCCCCTGAATATGTCAATACCG GCCATTTGACCACAAAGAGCGATATTTACAGTTTTGGAGTGGTTTTGCTAGAACTACTGACCGGGAAAAGGGCAATGGACAAAACTAGGCCCAAAAGCGAGCAATATCTCGTGGATTGGGTAAAACCATACTTGACTAGTAGCCGAAGACTTCGTTGCATTATAGACACACGGTTGGCAGGGCAGTATTCGGTCAGGGGAACCAAGGAGATGGCCCTTTTAGCACTATATTGTGTGAGCTTGAATCCTAAAGACAGGCCTAAAATGACTGAGATCATTGAAACCCTTGAAGGGCTACAAAATTTGAAAGACATGGCAATCAGTTGCGGACAATGGCCCGTTGGTTCACAAAAGAATGCAAGAAATGCGGTTTTCAATCCGAAAGgcagaaatgaaatgaatggaGGTCGTATATATTGGAAACAGACTCCAGTGAACACCATAAGATCGAAAGCATAA